Proteins encoded by one window of Aliivibrio wodanis:
- a CDS encoding membrane protein has translation MQENNENAYNLKVSLIIVVCALMFSVAYYFNWRKVDSEGSNEINSIFSQSDGVYFDPVLPNSPLRFPKDFSEHSGFQHEKWVMTVNALNQAGEEIAIQWTIFRISNDDRETKGWLDPRLYVAKVVVTTKDGKWVEERLARGGIGQAGVSAKPYRMWVDDWQWRSLGSSPFPGLLSIISDEFSLKLSINSNSPVIPLGEDGYSRKHDLIPVASYEYIFPFLSVRGNVTLNNQIYTISGQAILEHEWASGFLDEHQQGWDWFIINIDQNSKLLVAQYRHKNQTPYRYGVLLYKNGEYKPLSEDDFSLQTLPARKLKNGRRLPLQWIINLPSYNINLTTQVVRNEQWLDTLIPYWQGPITTTGSHQVTGFMQLTGY, from the coding sequence GCTTATTATTTTAATTGGAGAAAAGTTGATAGCGAAGGAAGTAACGAGATCAACTCTATTTTCTCCCAATCAGATGGGGTTTACTTTGATCCTGTTTTACCTAATTCACCCTTACGTTTTCCTAAAGATTTTAGTGAGCACTCTGGCTTTCAGCATGAAAAGTGGGTGATGACAGTAAATGCTTTGAATCAAGCGGGCGAAGAGATTGCTATTCAATGGACAATATTTCGTATTTCAAATGACGATAGAGAAACAAAAGGTTGGTTAGATCCTCGTTTGTATGTGGCCAAAGTCGTTGTTACTACAAAAGATGGTAAATGGGTTGAGGAGCGTTTAGCTCGTGGAGGGATTGGTCAAGCTGGGGTTTCAGCTAAGCCTTATCGTATGTGGGTTGACGATTGGCAATGGAGAAGCTTAGGTAGTAGCCCTTTTCCTGGATTATTATCCATAATATCAGATGAATTTTCACTAAAGTTGTCTATAAATTCCAATTCTCCAGTAATCCCACTTGGTGAGGATGGCTATTCTAGAAAACACGATTTAATCCCCGTAGCTTCTTATGAATATATTTTTCCGTTTCTTAGCGTTCGTGGAAATGTAACTTTGAATAATCAAATTTACACTATTTCAGGTCAGGCGATTTTAGAACATGAATGGGCAAGTGGTTTTCTAGATGAACACCAACAGGGTTGGGACTGGTTCATTATAAATATTGATCAAAATAGTAAGCTTCTGGTAGCTCAATATAGACATAAAAATCAGACACCTTATCGTTATGGTGTGTTACTTTATAAAAATGGGGAATATAAACCTCTTAGCGAAGATGACTTCTCTTTACAAACATTGCCTGCTCGTAAATTAAAAAATGGCCGAAGATTACCACTTCAGTGGATAATTAATTTGCCCAGTTACAATATTAACCTCACGACACAGGTAGTAAGAAATGAACAGTGGCTAGATACCCTTATTCCTTATTGGCAGGGGCCGATAACCACAACAGGCTCTCATCAAGTAACAGGCTTTATGCAGTTGACGGGATATTAA
- the nhaA gene encoding Na(+)/H(+) antiporter NhaA — protein MSDVIKNFFKLESAGGILLVIAAAIAMIIANSSLAPMYNTFLHTYIGGMSVSHWINDGLMAVFFFLIGLEVKRELLEGALKSKETAIFPAIAAVGGMLAPALVYVAFNIGDPEALSGWAIPAATDIAFALGIMALLGNRVPVSLKVFLLALAIIDDLGVVVIIAFFYTSDLSILALVIGFIMTGILFLLNAKHVSKIRWYLLVGFILWFSVLQSGVHATLAGVVLGFAIPLKGNKGERSPLKHMEHALHPYVAFAILPLFAFANAGISLEGVSLDSLTTTLPLGVALGLFLGKPLGIFSFSYFAVKSGVAKLPTGITMRHIFAVSVLCGIGFTMSIFISSLAFGGVNPEFDKLARLGILMGSTLAAVVGYVLLSVSLPKKTKA, from the coding sequence ATGAGTGATGTAATTAAGAATTTTTTTAAATTAGAGTCAGCAGGAGGGATCCTTCTGGTTATTGCAGCAGCTATTGCTATGATTATTGCAAACTCTTCTTTAGCACCAATGTACAATACCTTTTTACATACTTATATTGGTGGTATGTCAGTTTCACATTGGATCAATGATGGTTTAATGGCTGTCTTTTTCTTCTTAATTGGTTTGGAAGTGAAGCGAGAGCTACTTGAAGGTGCTTTAAAATCTAAAGAAACTGCTATTTTCCCTGCTATTGCAGCGGTCGGCGGCATGCTTGCACCTGCACTTGTTTATGTGGCATTTAATATTGGTGATCCAGAAGCGTTATCTGGTTGGGCAATTCCTGCGGCAACCGATATTGCTTTTGCGTTAGGTATCATGGCACTGCTTGGTAACCGTGTTCCTGTAAGCTTAAAAGTATTCTTACTTGCTTTAGCAATTATTGATGACCTTGGTGTTGTCGTGATTATTGCCTTCTTCTATACAAGTGATTTATCAATCTTAGCGCTAGTGATTGGCTTTATCATGACAGGGATTTTGTTCTTACTAAATGCGAAGCACGTCTCTAAGATCCGCTGGTACTTATTGGTTGGCTTTATCTTATGGTTCAGCGTTCTTCAATCTGGTGTTCATGCTACATTAGCAGGTGTTGTTCTTGGTTTTGCGATTCCACTTAAAGGCAATAAAGGTGAACGTTCACCACTTAAACATATGGAACATGCGCTTCATCCGTACGTTGCATTTGCTATTTTACCGTTGTTTGCCTTTGCCAATGCAGGCATTTCATTAGAAGGCGTATCATTAGATAGCTTAACGACAACATTACCATTAGGTGTGGCACTTGGTTTGTTCCTTGGTAAGCCATTAGGTATCTTCAGCTTCAGCTATTTTGCCGTTAAGTCTGGTGTTGCTAAGTTACCAACAGGAATTACGATGCGACACATATTTGCAGTGTCTGTGTTATGTGGTATTGGTTTTACCATGTCGATCTTCATCTCTTCACTGGCCTTTGGTGGGGTAAATCCTGAGTTTGATAAATTGGCTCGTCTGGGTATATTAATGGGCTCGACGCTAGCAGCAGTAGTTGGTTACGTGTTATTGAGCGTTTCTTTACCGAAGAAAACTAAAGCATAA
- a CDS encoding methyl-accepting chemotaxis protein, whose amino-acid sequence MTLKLKFLLFASFIFGLFGTSFYLHGQLEDVMSSNLKQIQTEFYPSLELAITNNNLLMQFDQHIQTAVTLSEEENLEFATDIATTMSSNLDTLLNITTLYQSDARSLNTALQSYAQHANQLAMDFIDSEKSMDELLINAQRNSEEFRGLVDGFELLKRQLEHEFEQMISSTLEEGHVAKKRFIWFNIIGLSGLMLMGGYAWRTNSSMSKNLKAVSKSLDGFADGDGDGDGDLSVRIEYTGRDELAELVSGFNRFVERLQTSMKHTTQNVDKLVTITQSLKDNSNNNVSSSEKQANEVSETSRSINEMVLAISSITESALEASKEATEANDNAIEGNSIIENTITSITSLASEVENSADVVNQLVSYTSKVGGAINIIGDIAEQTNLLALNAAIEAARAGEQGRGFAVVADEVRKLASRTQESTADIKGMLAELNQISETASQAMHRGVEQANEGVKESYNAVEALARITQKVSAINEINERIASAAEQQRSSSHLIETSIHTIESSSSEVKNNANELSQISHEVQSVSDELFNFTKQFKI is encoded by the coding sequence ATGACGTTGAAATTAAAATTTTTATTATTTGCTTCTTTTATCTTTGGCTTATTTGGTACGTCATTTTATTTGCATGGCCAATTAGAAGATGTGATGAGCTCCAATTTAAAGCAAATTCAAACAGAGTTTTATCCATCTCTAGAGTTGGCTATTACCAATAATAATTTACTGATGCAGTTTGATCAGCATATACAGACAGCAGTAACGCTATCAGAAGAAGAGAACCTGGAATTTGCGACTGATATTGCAACAACGATGAGTTCGAATCTAGATACATTATTAAATATTACAACATTATATCAATCAGATGCACGTTCGCTTAATACTGCATTACAGAGCTATGCTCAACATGCGAATCAATTAGCAATGGACTTTATTGATTCTGAAAAAAGTATGGATGAGTTATTAATTAACGCTCAAAGAAATAGTGAGGAATTTCGTGGTTTAGTTGATGGTTTTGAATTATTAAAAAGACAACTAGAGCATGAGTTTGAGCAAATGATCTCCTCTACTTTAGAGGAAGGACATGTTGCTAAAAAACGATTTATTTGGTTTAACATTATTGGACTAAGTGGATTAATGTTAATGGGCGGGTACGCATGGCGAACAAACTCCTCAATGAGTAAAAATTTAAAAGCAGTGAGTAAGTCGTTAGACGGTTTTGCTGATGGTGATGGTGATGGTGATGGTGATTTATCAGTTCGTATCGAATATACAGGAAGAGATGAACTTGCTGAGCTTGTAAGTGGTTTCAATCGATTTGTTGAGCGTTTACAAACCTCAATGAAACATACTACTCAAAATGTTGATAAATTAGTAACGATTACCCAGAGCCTTAAAGATAACAGTAATAACAATGTATCGTCTTCAGAAAAACAAGCAAATGAGGTTTCAGAAACATCTCGTAGTATTAATGAGATGGTTTTAGCAATTAGTTCAATAACTGAAAGTGCGCTAGAAGCTTCAAAAGAGGCAACAGAAGCAAACGATAATGCCATTGAAGGTAATAGTATTATTGAAAATACAATTACTTCAATAACCTCACTAGCAAGTGAAGTTGAAAATAGTGCAGATGTAGTTAATCAATTAGTCTCTTACACGTCAAAAGTGGGTGGGGCAATTAATATTATTGGCGATATTGCAGAACAAACGAATCTATTGGCATTAAATGCGGCAATTGAAGCTGCACGTGCTGGAGAGCAAGGGCGAGGCTTTGCTGTTGTTGCGGATGAAGTGCGAAAACTGGCTTCTCGAACGCAAGAGTCAACAGCTGATATTAAAGGAATGCTCGCAGAGCTTAATCAAATTTCAGAAACTGCTTCACAAGCAATGCATCGTGGTGTTGAGCAAGCAAATGAAGGGGTTAAAGAGTCATACAATGCAGTTGAAGCTCTTGCAAGAATAACGCAAAAGGTCAGCGCTATAAATGAGATAAATGAGCGAATCGCTTCTGCGGCGGAGCAGCAGCGCTCATCATCACATTTAATTGAAACCAGTATTCACACGATTGAAAGTAGTTCTTCCGAAGTTAAAAATAATGCCAATGAACTATCTCAAATTAGCCATGAAGTTCAATCGGTCAGTGACGAATTATTTAACTTTACTAAACAATTTAAAATTTAG
- a CDS encoding membrane protein (No significant database matches) has product MKKTIITTAITAALASPFVMAETTDEKIVKLEQQIASLSSLVAGATTEKVRVNGFASGAFGISDNDIGYKGYTTDGSYNQDSLFGLQGTFQATENFEATIQLVAKGKYDWEPEITWAYLGYTFDNDVKVRIGKLGLPLFMLSEYIDVGYAMPWATSPEEVYGRVPITSFTGVDVNYEIELDDSYINLQGFTGNENMSGASAAGGSGKVEDIVGAVMLWSDDYWTVRGSYTVATVKDVNFPSIVLPSGPATILPEIDSEKGSYASIGIRYEDETWLVMGEATQTRVDGYFSDSDSGYVTVGYHINTVMPYVSLARLETVDNDERITTHPIHSIGFETLTYERVAYSLGARWDIQPGLAMKFDTTYTTNFGDTAGGMSGNTTDEDSAMVYTIKLDATF; this is encoded by the coding sequence ATGAAAAAAACAATAATCACAACAGCGATAACCGCTGCATTAGCCAGTCCATTTGTAATGGCAGAAACTACAGACGAAAAGATTGTAAAGCTTGAACAACAAATTGCTTCACTTAGCAGTTTAGTTGCTGGCGCAACGACTGAAAAAGTACGTGTAAATGGCTTTGCTTCTGGTGCGTTTGGTATCTCTGATAATGATATAGGCTACAAAGGTTACACAACTGATGGTAGTTATAATCAAGATTCATTGTTTGGTTTGCAAGGGACATTTCAAGCTACTGAAAATTTTGAAGCAACCATTCAATTAGTGGCAAAAGGGAAGTATGACTGGGAGCCAGAGATTACTTGGGCATACTTAGGCTACACATTTGATAACGATGTAAAAGTACGTATTGGTAAACTTGGTCTTCCTCTATTTATGTTGTCTGAATATATCGATGTGGGTTATGCAATGCCGTGGGCTACTAGCCCTGAAGAAGTGTATGGTCGTGTACCTATCACTTCATTTACAGGTGTTGACGTAAACTATGAAATAGAACTAGATGATTCTTACATTAATCTGCAAGGTTTTACTGGTAATGAGAACATGAGTGGGGCAAGTGCTGCTGGTGGTTCTGGTAAGGTAGAAGATATCGTAGGTGCAGTGATGTTATGGAGTGATGACTACTGGACTGTTCGTGGTAGCTATACTGTTGCAACAGTTAAAGATGTAAATTTTCCATCGATTGTTTTACCAAGTGGCCCTGCAACCATTCTACCTGAGATAGATTCAGAAAAAGGATCATATGCAAGTATTGGTATTCGCTATGAAGACGAAACTTGGTTAGTAATGGGTGAAGCTACTCAAACTCGTGTAGATGGCTACTTCTCTGATTCAGATTCTGGTTATGTAACCGTGGGTTATCACATCAATACAGTAATGCCGTATGTATCATTAGCACGCTTAGAAACCGTGGACAATGATGAGCGAATTACGACTCACCCTATACATTCTATTGGATTTGAAACATTAACCTATGAGCGCGTAGCTTATAGCCTAGGTGCTCGTTGGGATATTCAACCTGGTTTAGCAATGAAGTTTGATACCACTTATACCACTAACTTTGGTGACACTGCTGGTGGTATGTCAGGAAACACGACTGACGAAGACAGTGCAATGGTATACACAATTAAACTAGATGCTACATTCTAA
- a CDS encoding membrane protein has translation MKKNIIILAFTSLFSFSSLADVVVVGNPALPDGMSKSDAKKVFLGKKSKYAGGNLKVIELTSANAEKKEFHSKVTKKSLAQLESYWSKQLFTGKGKPPVEVSNSNMIKAMIAQNPKGIGYIDEANVDGSVKVLFKP, from the coding sequence ATGAAAAAGAATATTATTATTTTAGCGTTTACTTCTCTTTTTTCATTTTCTAGCTTAGCTGATGTAGTGGTTGTTGGAAACCCAGCACTGCCTGATGGCATGTCAAAAAGTGATGCAAAAAAAGTTTTCTTAGGCAAAAAATCAAAATATGCCGGTGGTAACTTAAAGGTAATTGAGCTGACTAGCGCGAATGCAGAAAAAAAAGAGTTTCACAGTAAGGTAACAAAAAAGAGTTTGGCTCAACTAGAATCTTACTGGTCAAAGCAATTATTTACCGGTAAAGGAAAGCCACCAGTAGAAGTTTCAAATTCGAATATGATTAAAGCGATGATAGCTCAAAATCCTAAAGGCATTGGTTACATTGACGAAGCTAATGTTGACGGGAGTGTCAAAGTATTATTTAAGCCATAA
- a CDS encoding putative reductase: MIIKPRIRGFICTTTHPVGCEHNVKEQIALTKAQGPIVNAPKRVLVVGSSSGYGLSSRITAAFGGGASTIGVFFEKAATEKKPGTAGWYNSAAFDKLAKEEGLYSKSLNGDAFSNEAKQKTIDLIKEDLGQIDMVVYSLASPVRKMPETGEVIRSSLKPIGETYTATAVDTNKDAIIEASVEPATEEEIQDTVTVMGGEDWELWMSALSDAGVLADGCKTVAYSYIGTELTWPIYWDGALGKAKMDLDRAATALNEKLSATGGTANVAVLKSVVTQASSAIPVMPLYIAMVFKKMREEGVHEGCQEQILRMFSQRLYKEDGSAPEVDDKNRLRLDDWELREDIQKHCRELWPQVTTENLKDLTDYVEYKEEFLKLFGFGVDGVDYDADVNPMVEFDVAAI; the protein is encoded by the coding sequence ATGATCATCAAACCTAGAATTCGTGGATTCATTTGTACAACCACTCACCCAGTTGGTTGTGAGCACAACGTTAAAGAACAAATTGCTCTAACTAAAGCGCAAGGCCCAATTGTTAATGCACCAAAACGTGTATTGGTTGTTGGCTCTTCAAGTGGCTACGGTCTTTCTTCTCGCATTACTGCTGCGTTTGGTGGTGGTGCATCAACAATTGGTGTTTTCTTCGAGAAAGCAGCGACAGAGAAAAAACCAGGTACCGCAGGTTGGTATAACTCAGCAGCTTTTGACAAACTTGCAAAAGAAGAAGGCCTTTACTCTAAAAGCTTGAATGGTGATGCTTTCTCTAATGAAGCAAAACAAAAAACAATCGATCTAATCAAAGAAGACTTAGGTCAGATTGATATGGTGGTTTACTCTCTGGCTTCTCCAGTACGTAAAATGCCAGAAACAGGTGAAGTGATCCGTTCTTCACTAAAACCAATTGGTGAAACGTATACAGCAACCGCTGTTGATACTAATAAAGATGCAATCATTGAAGCTTCAGTTGAGCCTGCAACAGAAGAAGAGATCCAAGATACTGTTACTGTAATGGGTGGCGAAGATTGGGAACTTTGGATGAGCGCATTATCTGATGCTGGTGTTTTAGCTGATGGTTGTAAAACTGTTGCTTATAGCTACATCGGTACTGAGCTAACTTGGCCTATCTACTGGGATGGCGCGCTAGGTAAAGCGAAGATGGATTTAGACCGTGCAGCGACAGCGCTAAACGAGAAACTATCAGCGACAGGCGGCACTGCAAACGTGGCGGTTCTTAAATCTGTTGTAACTCAAGCAAGTTCTGCAATTCCAGTTATGCCTCTTTATATCGCAATGGTATTTAAGAAAATGCGTGAAGAAGGCGTACACGAAGGTTGCCAAGAGCAAATTTTACGTATGTTTAGCCAACGTCTATATAAAGAAGATGGTTCAGCTCCTGAAGTTGATGATAAAAACCGTCTACGTCTAGATGACTGGGAACTACGTGAAGACATTCAAAAACATTGTCGTGAGCTATGGCCACAAGTAACGACTGAGAACCTAAAAGATTTAACGGATTACGTTGAGTATAAAGAAGAGTTCTTAAAACTGTTTGGTTT